In the genome of Polaribacter atrinae, one region contains:
- a CDS encoding HAD family hydrolase, producing MLLPKGFLFDFDGVIVDSFESHYSAWTSAFKELFDKDITSFPKTHAGKSPMIIAEYFCSVIGEEKRTKELFLLKDEHIKTHFKVPTLLPGVREFTSLLSEEKIPYGIASNATKLFLKNSIHHLNLNFPTVFGVQDYVKPKPAPEAYILLAETLGFKESDFKDIWVFEDSLTGTKAAKAAGMVAIGITTQYTAEELKEAGSVLAFPTLLEAYQYLIN from the coding sequence ATGTTATTACCTAAAGGATTTTTATTTGATTTTGATGGCGTAATTGTAGATAGTTTTGAAAGCCATTATTCTGCATGGACTTCTGCTTTTAAAGAATTATTTGATAAAGATATTACTTCGTTTCCTAAAACTCATGCAGGCAAATCTCCTATGATTATTGCAGAATACTTTTGTAGTGTTATTGGCGAAGAAAAACGCACGAAAGAGTTATTCCTTTTAAAGGATGAACACATAAAAACGCATTTTAAAGTTCCCACTTTATTACCTGGAGTTAGAGAGTTTACAAGTCTTTTATCCGAAGAAAAAATACCTTACGGAATTGCAAGTAACGCTACTAAACTGTTTTTAAAAAACAGCATCCATCATTTAAACTTAAACTTCCCTACGGTTTTTGGGGTACAAGATTATGTAAAACCAAAGCCTGCACCAGAAGCATATATCTTACTTGCCGAAACATTGGGTTTTAAAGAAAGTGATTTTAAAGATATTTGGGTTTTTGAAGATAGCTTAACAGGTACAAAAGCAGCAAAAGCAGCAGGAATGGTTGCTATTGGAATTACAACACAATATACCGCAGAAGAGCTAAAAGAAGCAGGAAGTGTTTTAGCTTTTCCTACCTTATTGGAAGCTTATCAGTATTTAATAAATTAA
- a CDS encoding D-arabinono-1,4-lactone oxidase: protein MKQNKNGIWTSWNENLTYKYESLYKITSEQELQEIVKKSEKIRVFGNKQSSADIASGAATLIDIRTYNKILSFNDADLTITVQSGVILGDLLEAIEEKGWCIPCLPDINTITIGGALATGTHGTSGKLLSEYIKSCKLILADGSLKEVSDKDELIDAVRVSLGVLGVLSEITFKCEPIYTLHIKEGPEDDKVWLPKIEKRLKKHDFLRILWLPHTDKGYVITGDKIAPNTEIKEDLGPKYLKHRRTASKILYKYTHVFPWITAIANKLLYRGFFSSTKEHKGSLYQATVTKSRGSTLELAEWTIGLDIFPTVFEELKTEINKWSNKSFIHIPMDIRFVYKDQSWLSYAYKKDTVTMGCVSRNAATADTYEAFKSIEKIFIKHGGKPHWAKRFIAKDAELSKVYEKWDDFKLLRKKLDPTNKFLNPYLTEIFNEKTTN from the coding sequence ATGAAACAAAATAAAAATGGTATCTGGACAAGTTGGAACGAGAACCTAACCTACAAATACGAATCTCTTTATAAAATTACCTCAGAACAAGAATTACAAGAAATTGTAAAAAAATCAGAAAAAATACGTGTTTTTGGTAATAAACAATCTTCTGCAGATATTGCTTCTGGAGCTGCAACCTTAATTGATATTAGAACTTATAACAAGATTCTTTCTTTTAATGATGCTGACCTTACAATTACGGTGCAATCTGGTGTAATCTTAGGAGATTTGTTAGAAGCTATAGAAGAAAAAGGCTGGTGTATCCCTTGCTTGCCAGACATTAACACCATTACAATTGGTGGTGCTTTAGCAACAGGAACACACGGAACTAGCGGAAAATTATTATCTGAATATATTAAAAGTTGTAAACTTATTTTAGCTGATGGATCTCTAAAAGAGGTTTCGGACAAAGATGAATTAATAGACGCAGTACGAGTTTCTCTAGGGGTTTTAGGAGTACTCTCTGAAATTACTTTTAAATGTGAACCGATTTATACTTTACACATAAAGGAAGGTCCTGAAGACGACAAAGTTTGGTTACCAAAAATTGAAAAACGTTTAAAAAAGCATGATTTTTTAAGAATTTTATGGCTTCCTCATACTGATAAAGGGTATGTAATAACCGGAGATAAAATTGCCCCAAATACAGAGATAAAAGAAGATTTAGGTCCTAAATACTTAAAACATAGAAGAACTGCTTCTAAAATATTATATAAATACACACACGTTTTTCCTTGGATAACAGCCATTGCCAACAAACTTTTATACAGAGGTTTTTTTAGTTCTACAAAAGAACACAAAGGCTCTTTATACCAAGCTACTGTTACAAAATCTAGAGGTTCTACTTTAGAATTAGCAGAATGGACTATTGGTTTAGATATATTTCCAACAGTATTTGAAGAACTAAAAACAGAAATTAATAAATGGAGTAACAAATCGTTTATTCACATTCCTATGGATATTCGTTTTGTATATAAAGACCAATCTTGGTTAAGCTACGCTTACAAAAAAGATACCGTTACAATGGGGTGTGTTTCTAGAAATGCTGCAACTGCAGACACCTATGAAGCTTTTAAAAGTATTGAAAAAATATTTATAAAACACGGAGGGAAACCGCATTGGGCAAAACGCTTTATCGCTAAAGATGCAGAACTTTCTAAAGTTTATGAAAAGTGGGACGATTTTAAATTGTTAAGGAAAAAACTTGACCCAACCAACAAGTTCTTAAACCCCTATTTAACAGAAATATTCAACGAAAAAACAACCAATTAA
- the gldA gene encoding gliding motility-associated ABC transporter ATP-binding subunit GldA has translation MSIKVTSVSKIYKTQKALNNVSFSADKGQIIGFLGPNGAGKSTMMKILTGFIKQNEGEVFVDEIDVLQNPLEVQKIIGYLPEHNPLYADMFVREYLQFHAAIFKVDKSQIEACIEKVGLTSEAHKKINQLSKGYQQRVGLAAAILHNPKVLILDEPTTGLDPNQLVEIRALIKELGKEKTVLFSTHIMQEVEAVCDRVIIIKKGKLLIDKKLTELKEGNQQVIEVTFDYKIEEQFVKRLENVVSYKNNYDNTWFITFESEEDMRSKIFDFAQENGLKILSLNTQNKNLETLFREVTA, from the coding sequence ATGTCTATAAAAGTAACCTCAGTTTCTAAAATTTATAAAACGCAAAAAGCACTAAACAATGTTTCTTTTTCTGCGGATAAAGGCCAAATAATTGGTTTTTTAGGCCCTAATGGAGCTGGGAAATCTACAATGATGAAAATTTTAACTGGTTTTATTAAACAAAATGAAGGTGAAGTTTTTGTGGATGAAATAGATGTGTTACAAAATCCACTAGAAGTACAAAAAATAATTGGTTATTTACCAGAGCATAACCCATTGTATGCAGATATGTTTGTGCGCGAATATTTACAGTTTCATGCGGCAATTTTTAAGGTTGATAAAAGCCAAATAGAAGCCTGTATCGAAAAAGTAGGATTAACCTCTGAAGCTCATAAAAAAATCAATCAACTATCTAAAGGATATCAGCAAAGAGTTGGTTTAGCGGCTGCTATTTTACACAACCCAAAAGTATTGATCTTAGATGAACCAACTACAGGTTTAGATCCTAATCAACTGGTAGAAATTAGAGCGTTGATTAAAGAATTAGGAAAAGAAAAAACAGTGTTGTTTTCTACGCATATTATGCAAGAGGTAGAAGCAGTTTGCGATCGAGTGATTATCATTAAAAAAGGAAAACTTTTAATTGATAAAAAACTAACAGAACTTAAAGAAGGTAATCAACAAGTAATAGAAGTTACTTTTGATTATAAAATTGAAGAGCAGTTTGTAAAAAGATTAGAAAACGTAGTTTCTTATAAAAACAATTACGACAATACTTGGTTTATCACTTTTGAAAGTGAAGAAGATATGCGTTCTAAAATATTTGATTTTGCCCAAGAAAACGGTTTAAAAATTCTTAGCCTTAATACTCAGAATAAAAACTTAGAAACACTCTTTAGAGAAGTTACTGCTTAG
- the dnaE gene encoding DNA polymerase III subunit alpha, whose translation MYLIFDTETTGLPKSWNAPITDTDNWPRCIQIAWQLHDEMGNVLEHNDFLIKPDNFNIPYDAERIHGISTELAAEQGITLEECLTKFNDVLNKTKFIVGQNLNFDLNIMGCEFHRLGVENKMLSLPVLDTCTEKTATMCQIPGGRGGKFKLPTLTELHNHLFGVGFGEAHNATADVEATTRCFLELIRLREFTKEQLDVDDDYFKNFSEANPKPIQVIGLKHINLKRESDLIRQRLEKLKGTSETKSTSDGLAELENVQFSHLHNHTQYSVLQSTMQLGNIVNAAAKDNMPAVAMTDTANMMGAFHFVNAVLNHNKNAETPMKPIIGCEFNICEDHKNKSQKDNGYQVVLLAKNKNGYHNLAKMSSAAFVDGFYYVPRIDKELVEKYKEDIIVLTGNLYGEVPSKILNLGEKQAEDALIWWKEQFKDDLYIELMRHDQQDEKIVNETLLKFSKKHDVKIVATNNTFYLEQKDANAHDILLCVKDGEKQSTPIGKGRGYRYGLPNDQYYFKSTDEMKKLFADIPEAISNIQEIVDKVEIFTLARDVLLPAFNIGDEFKDPEDEKDNGKRGENNFLKHLTFEGAKKRYGEITESIKERLDFELEVIEKTGYPGYFLIVEDFIRAARKMDVAVGPGRGSAAGSVVAYCLWITNIDPIKYDLLFERFLNPERVSMPDIDIDFDDEGRGRVMDYVIDKYGANQVAQIITYGTMAAKSSIRDTARVLDLPLFEADRIAKLIPGIKLKNIFGEDAKSKGKVDGLRAEEKQLVEELKQMSYGNDLVSETINKATILEGSVRNTGIHACGVIITPGDITNYVPVALAKDSDMYVTQFDNSVVEDAGLLKMDFLGLKTLTLIKDTVKIVKARHNILLDPETFPLDDVKTYELFQKGETVGIFQYESPGMQKHMRSLKPTVFADLIAMNALYRPGPMEYIPSFINRKHGTEDIEYDLPAMEEYLAETYGITVYQEQVMLLSQKLADFTKGEADVLRKAMGKKQIAVLDKMKPKFVEQAAAKGHDPEKLEKIWKDWEAFASYAFNKSHSTCYAWIAYQTAYLKAHYPAEYMASVLSNNMKDIKAVSFFMEECKRMELQVFGPDLNESYLKFSVNQEGAVRFGMAAVKGVGAGAVRAIIKEREENGPYNSIFDLAKRVDLRSANKKSFDSLIKAGAFDSFTDTHRAQYFATDEKGMTFLERAMKFGSKYQENENSAQVSMFGEASTVQFPEPDIPQCETWGTMELLQQEKEVIGIYISAHPLDDFKNEIKFCNASLKYFKADLAKFVNMNLAFAGIVTDVQHRVSKAGKGWAMFTVEDYGDSNEFRIFGEDYLRMQHFLVPNQFLFIRTTVQPGWTNKETGVVGEPRLKFLEMKLLHDIMDELCKKVTIQLPLNEIKEDSILNLESILKKTPGKQNLNFTIWDEKEKLEISLPSRNTKVHITNELLANLDKQQITYKLN comes from the coding sequence ATGTACTTAATTTTTGATACTGAAACTACCGGTTTACCAAAAAGTTGGAATGCACCTATTACAGATACAGACAACTGGCCTAGATGTATACAAATTGCATGGCAATTGCATGATGAAATGGGTAATGTATTAGAACACAACGATTTTCTAATAAAACCAGACAACTTTAACATTCCTTACGATGCAGAAAGAATTCACGGAATTTCTACAGAATTAGCAGCAGAACAAGGTATTACCTTAGAAGAATGTTTAACAAAGTTTAATGATGTTTTAAATAAAACAAAATTTATTGTTGGTCAGAATTTAAATTTCGACCTTAATATTATGGGATGTGAGTTCCATAGATTAGGTGTAGAAAACAAAATGCTTTCGTTACCTGTTTTAGATACTTGTACAGAGAAAACGGCTACCATGTGTCAGATTCCTGGTGGTCGTGGAGGAAAATTTAAATTACCAACCTTAACAGAATTACACAATCATTTATTTGGTGTTGGTTTTGGTGAAGCGCATAATGCAACTGCCGATGTTGAGGCTACCACACGTTGTTTTTTAGAGTTAATTCGTTTAAGAGAATTTACCAAAGAACAATTAGATGTTGATGATGATTATTTTAAAAATTTCTCGGAAGCAAACCCAAAACCTATTCAGGTAATTGGTTTAAAACACATCAACCTAAAGAGAGAGAGTGATTTAATTCGCCAACGTTTAGAGAAGTTAAAAGGTACTTCAGAAACCAAATCTACATCAGATGGTTTAGCAGAATTAGAAAACGTACAATTTTCGCACTTACACAATCACACACAATACTCTGTTTTACAATCTACCATGCAATTGGGTAATATTGTAAACGCTGCGGCAAAAGACAATATGCCTGCGGTTGCTATGACAGATACTGCAAATATGATGGGCGCTTTTCACTTCGTAAACGCTGTTTTAAATCATAATAAAAACGCAGAAACTCCAATGAAACCAATTATTGGTTGTGAGTTTAATATTTGTGAAGATCATAAAAACAAATCGCAAAAAGACAACGGATATCAAGTTGTTTTATTAGCAAAAAATAAAAACGGGTATCACAATTTAGCAAAAATGTCTTCTGCTGCCTTTGTAGACGGTTTTTATTACGTACCAAGAATTGATAAAGAACTTGTAGAAAAATACAAAGAAGATATTATTGTTTTAACGGGTAATTTATATGGAGAAGTACCTAGTAAAATTTTAAATCTTGGAGAAAAACAAGCTGAAGATGCCCTAATTTGGTGGAAAGAACAATTTAAAGACGATTTATATATTGAGTTGATGCGTCATGATCAACAAGATGAAAAGATTGTAAATGAAACTTTATTAAAGTTTTCTAAAAAGCACGATGTTAAAATTGTTGCCACCAACAATACGTTTTACTTAGAACAGAAAGATGCTAATGCACATGATATTTTATTATGTGTAAAAGATGGCGAAAAACAATCTACACCTATTGGTAAAGGTCGTGGTTATAGATACGGATTGCCTAATGACCAGTATTATTTTAAGTCTACCGACGAAATGAAAAAGTTGTTTGCAGACATCCCAGAAGCCATTAGTAACATTCAAGAAATTGTAGACAAAGTAGAAATATTTACACTTGCAAGAGACGTTTTATTACCAGCCTTTAATATTGGTGATGAATTTAAAGACCCGGAAGACGAAAAAGATAACGGAAAACGTGGAGAGAATAACTTTCTAAAACACTTAACTTTTGAGGGGGCTAAAAAACGATACGGAGAAATTACAGAATCAATAAAAGAACGTTTAGATTTTGAACTAGAAGTTATTGAAAAAACAGGATATCCTGGGTATTTCTTAATTGTAGAAGATTTTATTAGGGCAGCCAGAAAAATGGATGTTGCCGTTGGTCCTGGACGTGGTTCTGCAGCAGGTTCTGTAGTTGCTTATTGTCTTTGGATTACAAATATCGACCCTATTAAATACGATTTACTTTTTGAGCGTTTCTTAAATCCAGAACGTGTATCGATGCCCGATATTGATATTGATTTTGATGATGAAGGGCGTGGTAGAGTAATGGATTATGTAATTGATAAATATGGAGCAAACCAAGTTGCACAGATTATTACATACGGAACCATGGCTGCAAAATCTTCTATTAGAGATACTGCCAGAGTTTTAGATTTACCTCTATTTGAAGCCGATAGAATTGCAAAATTAATTCCTGGAATTAAGTTAAAAAACATCTTTGGTGAAGATGCAAAAAGTAAAGGTAAAGTTGATGGTTTACGTGCAGAAGAAAAACAATTAGTAGAAGAACTTAAACAAATGTCTTACGGAAACGATTTGGTTTCCGAAACGATAAACAAAGCCACTATTTTAGAAGGTTCTGTTAGAAATACCGGTATTCATGCCTGTGGTGTAATTATTACACCTGGTGATATTACCAATTATGTACCGGTGGCTTTGGCAAAAGATTCCGATATGTATGTGACCCAATTTGATAACTCTGTTGTAGAAGATGCAGGTTTATTAAAAATGGATTTCTTGGGATTAAAAACGTTGACTTTAATTAAAGACACCGTTAAAATTGTAAAAGCAAGACACAATATTCTACTAGATCCAGAAACATTTCCTTTAGATGATGTAAAAACATACGAGCTTTTCCAGAAAGGAGAAACGGTAGGTATTTTTCAATATGAATCTCCAGGAATGCAAAAACACATGCGTTCTTTAAAACCGACAGTTTTTGCCGATTTAATTGCCATGAATGCCTTGTACAGACCTGGTCCTATGGAATACATTCCGTCTTTTATTAATAGAAAGCACGGTACAGAAGATATTGAGTATGATTTACCTGCCATGGAAGAATACTTGGCAGAAACCTACGGAATTACAGTCTATCAAGAGCAAGTAATGCTACTCTCGCAAAAGTTAGCAGACTTTACCAAAGGCGAAGCCGATGTTTTACGTAAAGCGATGGGTAAAAAGCAAATTGCGGTGCTAGATAAAATGAAACCAAAATTTGTAGAACAAGCAGCTGCAAAAGGTCACGATCCAGAAAAATTAGAAAAAATTTGGAAAGATTGGGAAGCCTTTGCAAGTTACGCTTTTAACAAATCTCACTCTACATGTTATGCATGGATCGCCTATCAAACAGCGTATTTAAAAGCACATTACCCTGCAGAATATATGGCTTCTGTACTTTCTAATAACATGAAAGATATTAAAGCTGTTTCGTTCTTTATGGAAGAATGTAAACGAATGGAATTGCAAGTTTTTGGTCCAGATTTAAATGAATCCTATTTAAAATTCTCTGTTAACCAAGAAGGTGCAGTTCGTTTTGGAATGGCAGCTGTAAAAGGTGTTGGTGCAGGAGCCGTTAGAGCCATCATTAAGGAAAGAGAAGAAAACGGACCTTACAATTCTATTTTTGACCTTGCCAAACGTGTAGATTTAAGATCTGCTAATAAAAAATCTTTTGATAGTTTAATTAAAGCAGGTGCCTTTGATTCTTTTACAGACACACATAGAGCGCAATATTTTGCCACAGATGAAAAAGGAATGACCTTTTTAGAGCGTGCCATGAAGTTTGGAAGTAAATATCAAGAAAACGAAAACTCTGCTCAGGTTTCTATGTTTGGAGAAGCTTCTACCGTTCAGTTTCCAGAACCAGATATTCCGCAGTGTGAAACTTGGGGAACGATGGAGCTATTACAACAAGAAAAAGAAGTAATTGGTATTTATATTTCTGCACATCCTTTAGATGATTTTAAAAACGAAATAAAATTTTGCAACGCTTCTTTAAAATACTTTAAAGCAGATTTAGCAAAATTTGTAAACATGAATTTAGCTTTTGCTGGTATTGTTACAGACGTACAACACCGAGTTTCTAAAGCGGGTAAAGGTTGGGCTATGTTTACGGTTGAAGATTATGGAGACAGTAATGAATTTAGAATTTTTGGGGAAGATTATCTAAGAATGCAACATTTTTTAGTTCCTAATCAGTTCTTATTTATTCGTACTACCGTGCAACCTGGTTGGACAAATAAAGAAACAGGCGTTGTTGGAGAACCAAGATTAAAGTTTTTAGAAATGAAATTGTTACATGATATTATGGATGAACTCTGTAAAAAGGTAACCATTCAACTTCCTTTAAATGAAATTAAAGAAGATTCTATTTTAAACTTAGAATCCATTTTAAAGAAAACACCTGGTAAACAAAATTTAAATTTCACTATTTGGGATGAGAAAGAAAAACTAGAAATTAGTTTACCAAGTAGAAATACAAAGGTTCACATAACCAATGAGTTATTAGCCAATCTAGACAAACAACAAATTACCTATAAATTAAACTAA